In one Thermodesulfobium acidiphilum genomic region, the following are encoded:
- a CDS encoding 2-oxoacid:acceptor oxidoreductase family protein yields the protein MTKELRFAGTGGQGLILAAIIYAEAALYDGYRVLQSQSYGPESRGGASKADCIISDTEIDYPKVYLADFLLAMSQKAYDKYKKDVKNGSVILFDSTYVEVEKREENIIYFSAPISKTVRDRIGKELASNIAALGTISVVYPLIGEETLLKAILNRVPKATIELNKSAFDIGKQLGKEILEAKGSIEFVF from the coding sequence GTGACAAAGGAACTAAGATTTGCCGGAACTGGGGGTCAGGGTCTGATACTTGCAGCTATCATATATGCTGAGGCTGCCCTCTACGATGGATACAGGGTTTTACAGAGCCAATCGTATGGACCAGAGTCAAGAGGAGGGGCAAGTAAGGCAGACTGCATCATTTCTGATACAGAGATAGATTATCCGAAAGTATATCTAGCTGACTTTTTGCTTGCTATGTCACAAAAGGCATATGATAAATATAAAAAAGACGTTAAAAATGGTTCTGTTATATTGTTCGATTCTACTTACGTTGAAGTGGAAAAAAGAGAAGAAAATATTATTTATTTCAGTGCTCCTATATCAAAAACGGTAAGAGATAGGATAGGCAAAGAACTAGCATCAAACATAGCTGCCCTTGGAACCATTTCTGTTGTATATCCTTTAATTGGCGAAGAAACCTTATTGAAAGCTATTTTAAACAGGGTGCCAAAAGCAACAATAGAGTTGAACAAAAGCGCATTTGATATAGGGAAACAATTAGGCAAGGAGATCTTGGAGGCTAAAGGTTCTATAGAATTTGTATTTTAA
- the sucC gene encoding ADP-forming succinate--CoA ligase subunit beta, translating to MRLFEYQAKSILNQYLKVPEGVLVEKENMGQMIKKLNLPCILKAQVKVGGRGKAGGVLKVKDLNELKSSLEKLFSMEIKGEKVNKVLAEELIDIDRELYFSVIFYRPSRRYMMVFCKEGGVDIEQLAEVKPDAINKVKIDPIIGLKDFMIRNLIKDFELYSILNQFIKSAYKIFVEKDLVILEINPLVITKDKELICADAKVEFDDNALYKHPEFEAFLEQSEIKARNLGFSFVPLEGDIGILGNGAGLVLATIDSVTRAGGKCANFLDIGGGAKAERVKSALKFLVEQRQPKGILINVFGGITRADEVAKGLLEFEEEQKLNLPVVVRLSGTKAEEGLEMLRGRFEIVSSLRDGAKKIVELVNQ from the coding sequence ATGAGACTTTTTGAATATCAGGCTAAAAGTATTTTAAATCAATATTTGAAAGTACCAGAAGGGGTCCTTGTTGAAAAAGAAAATATGGGGCAAATGATTAAGAAATTAAATTTACCATGCATTCTAAAGGCACAGGTAAAAGTTGGAGGTAGAGGGAAGGCTGGGGGAGTTTTGAAAGTAAAGGATTTAAATGAGTTAAAAAGTAGTCTTGAAAAACTTTTTTCTATGGAAATAAAAGGGGAGAAAGTTAACAAAGTGCTTGCAGAAGAGCTAATAGATATTGACAGAGAACTTTATTTTAGCGTGATTTTCTATAGACCTTCTAGAAGATATATGATGGTTTTTTGCAAAGAAGGCGGAGTTGACATAGAGCAGCTTGCTGAGGTAAAACCTGATGCTATTAATAAAGTTAAGATAGATCCAATTATAGGTTTAAAGGATTTTATGATAAGAAACTTGATAAAAGATTTTGAACTTTATAGCATATTAAACCAGTTTATAAAAAGTGCGTATAAAATTTTTGTTGAAAAAGACCTTGTAATACTTGAAATAAATCCTCTTGTTATCACGAAAGATAAAGAACTAATTTGTGCAGATGCAAAGGTGGAGTTTGACGATAATGCCCTTTATAAGCATCCCGAATTTGAGGCTTTTCTTGAACAATCTGAAATAAAGGCAAGAAATTTAGGCTTTTCATTCGTACCTTTAGAGGGAGATATTGGAATTTTAGGAAATGGTGCAGGATTAGTTTTAGCTACTATTGACTCTGTAACCAGAGCAGGTGGAAAATGTGCTAACTTTTTAGATATTGGAGGCGGAGCAAAAGCTGAGAGGGTTAAAAGCGCACTTAAATTTTTAGTAGAGCAAAGGCAACCGAAAGGTATCTTAATAAACGTATTTGGTGGAATTACAAGAGCTGATGAAGTAGCAAAAGGCTTATTAGAATTTGAGGAAGAGCAGAAATTAAATCTTCCAGTAGTAGTAAGGCTTTCTGGAACTAAAGCTGAAGAGGGATTAGAAATGCTTCGGGGAAGATTTGAAATAGTTTCGTCTTTGAGAGATGGTGCTAAAAAGATAGTAGAGTTAGTTAATCAATAA
- the sucD gene encoding succinate--CoA ligase subunit alpha yields the protein MSILLDKRSKILVQGITGREGSFHAEQMLNYPSKVVAGVTPKKGGTLFLDKIPIFDSVEEAVKKTGANVSVIFVPPFACQDAIFEAIFAKIKLIICITEGVSLHEMADVYSFLKTKKDIRLIGPNCPGLIVPGVCKAGIMPANAFMPGSVGIVSRSGTLTYEISYMLTSNGIGQSTVVGIGGDPVIGTTFKDILMLFERDSQTELVFLIGEIGGTDEEDACEFIREMTKPVVAFISGASAPEGKRMGHAGAIVYGKMGSVQSKIETFRSTGVLVAESIDDLLSIAKRSLGVVRTSKESKQHLFEYYISQIEGRDFSGRF from the coding sequence TTGAGTATTCTTTTAGATAAAAGAAGTAAAATTCTGGTACAGGGTATTACGGGCAGAGAAGGTTCTTTTCATGCAGAACAGATGTTAAACTACCCGAGCAAAGTCGTAGCAGGGGTTACTCCAAAAAAGGGCGGGACTTTATTTTTAGATAAAATACCAATTTTTGACTCTGTTGAAGAAGCAGTAAAAAAGACCGGCGCAAATGTTAGTGTAATTTTTGTTCCTCCATTTGCATGTCAGGATGCTATATTTGAAGCAATATTTGCGAAAATTAAATTAATAATATGCATTACAGAAGGCGTAAGTTTACATGAGATGGCAGATGTATATAGCTTTTTAAAAACAAAAAAAGATATAAGGCTAATTGGCCCTAATTGCCCAGGATTGATAGTGCCAGGTGTATGTAAAGCAGGAATTATGCCTGCAAATGCCTTTATGCCAGGTTCTGTAGGAATAGTATCAAGATCAGGCACACTCACTTATGAAATTTCTTATATGCTGACCTCCAATGGGATTGGTCAGTCCACTGTAGTTGGGATCGGTGGGGATCCTGTTATTGGTACAACATTTAAAGACATTCTCATGCTTTTTGAAAGAGATTCTCAAACTGAATTGGTATTTTTAATTGGGGAAATTGGCGGTACTGACGAAGAAGACGCATGTGAATTTATTAGAGAAATGACGAAGCCTGTTGTAGCTTTTATTTCTGGTGCAAGTGCGCCTGAAGGTAAGAGAATGGGACATGCGGGGGCAATTGTTTATGGAAAGATGGGTAGCGTCCAGAGCAAGATAGAAACCTTCAGATCGACAGGAGTGCTGGTAGCTGAAAGCATTGACGATCTTTTAAGTATTGCAAAAAGATCTCTAGGAGTGGTGAGAACTTCAAAAGAATCAAAGCAACACTTATTCGAATATTATATTTCGCAAATTGAAGGAAGAGATTTTAGCGGTAGATTTTGA
- the hypE gene encoding hydrogenase expression/formation protein HypE: protein MSNIITLAHGAGGRLTSELIENVFSIYLEKPLKFDDAAVLDFSGRENELTFCTDVHLVKPIFFPGGNLSLLAIYGTINDLVAMGSKPLYLTLGWIIEEGVEISLIKELANEIKKASDECNVKVVAGDTKVVPKGQGDGVYLSVSGVGQKKSTLSINSRNIKENDVFIITGTIADHGCAIMLAREDFPLKSNIKSDCACLDKLILPAVERFQNEIHAMRDPTRGGLSTVLNEFASSSNICIEVDEAKVPIKDEIYGLLDPLGLDPFTMTCEGKMLIACSPDIAEELLNMLKSHPLGKDAAIIGTATNKVSRRVILNTKIGGKRFLDMPIGENLPRIC, encoded by the coding sequence ATGTCGAATATAATTACGCTTGCGCATGGAGCGGGTGGGAGACTTACCTCAGAATTAATTGAAAATGTTTTCTCAATATATCTAGAAAAGCCTTTAAAGTTTGATGATGCTGCAGTTTTAGATTTTTCAGGTAGAGAAAACGAACTTACCTTTTGCACTGATGTTCATCTAGTAAAGCCAATCTTTTTTCCTGGTGGAAATCTTTCGCTACTTGCTATATACGGTACTATCAATGACCTAGTAGCTATGGGGTCAAAACCTCTTTATCTAACTCTAGGATGGATAATAGAAGAAGGAGTCGAAATTAGTCTAATTAAAGAACTTGCTAATGAAATTAAAAAAGCATCAGATGAATGCAACGTAAAGGTTGTTGCAGGAGACACAAAAGTAGTCCCCAAAGGGCAAGGAGATGGAGTTTACTTAAGCGTATCCGGTGTAGGACAAAAAAAATCTACTTTATCAATTAACTCTAGAAATATCAAAGAAAACGACGTTTTCATCATTACAGGAACTATTGCTGATCACGGCTGCGCTATTATGCTTGCTAGAGAAGATTTTCCCCTAAAGTCAAACATAAAAAGCGACTGCGCCTGCCTTGACAAGCTTATTTTACCTGCAGTAGAAAGGTTTCAAAACGAAATACACGCAATGAGGGATCCCACAAGAGGAGGCCTTTCTACAGTCTTAAACGAGTTTGCTTCATCTTCAAATATTTGCATTGAAGTAGATGAAGCAAAGGTCCCAATAAAGGATGAAATCTATGGTCTTCTTGATCCTTTAGGTCTTGACCCGTTTACTATGACTTGCGAAGGGAAGATGCTCATAGCATGTTCTCCAGATATCGCTGAGGAACTACTAAACATGCTAAAGTCTCATCCACTTGGAAAGGATGCTGCTATAATAGGCACAGCAACTAATAAGGTATCACGAAGAGTTATTCTTAACACAAAGATAGGCGGCAAAAGATTCCTGGATATGCCAATAGGTGAAAACTTGCCCAGAATATGTTAA
- the hypD gene encoding hydrogenase formation protein HypD, translated as MNWLDEFKSPEISQKILDQIKEFDFPYTFMEVCGTHTVSILRSGIKFLLPKNIKHISGPGCPVCVTSQGDCDLAILAASIPNICITTFGDMLKVPGSKSNLAQARSEGKHVEVVYGPLDALKYAAEHPETEVIFLGIGFETTAPTIAATIKKAKEQNIDNFSVLSFHKVVPPALDALLSTNPKIDGFIYPGHVSTVIGTKPYRGILKKFNKGGVVAGFDPVDILSAILELLKMQKDNQPKVVNNYSRAVKDEGNVNAMNFINEVFVTEDAEWRGMGTIPNSGLGFRDEYKKFCAKTKFNLKSKKSPDPPGCRCGEVLQGLIEPYECPLFGKACTPIRPVGPCMVSTEGSCAAHYKYGKI; from the coding sequence TTGAATTGGCTTGATGAGTTCAAATCTCCAGAAATATCACAAAAAATATTAGATCAAATAAAAGAATTTGATTTTCCATATACCTTTATGGAGGTTTGCGGAACACATACAGTAAGTATCTTAAGATCTGGAATTAAATTTCTACTTCCCAAAAACATCAAACACATTTCAGGACCTGGTTGTCCAGTTTGCGTAACATCGCAGGGTGACTGTGATCTTGCTATTTTAGCTGCTTCGATCCCAAATATCTGTATAACAACTTTTGGTGATATGCTAAAAGTCCCTGGATCAAAGTCAAATCTAGCTCAAGCAAGATCTGAAGGCAAACATGTAGAGGTCGTTTATGGACCTTTAGATGCCTTGAAGTATGCTGCAGAGCATCCCGAAACTGAAGTTATTTTCCTCGGAATAGGCTTTGAAACAACAGCTCCAACGATAGCAGCTACTATAAAAAAAGCAAAAGAACAAAATATTGATAACTTCAGTGTTCTCTCATTCCACAAAGTTGTTCCTCCAGCGCTTGATGCACTCCTATCTACAAATCCAAAAATTGATGGCTTCATTTATCCTGGCCACGTAAGTACTGTAATCGGGACAAAACCTTATAGGGGTATCTTAAAAAAATTTAATAAGGGTGGAGTGGTAGCAGGATTTGATCCAGTTGATATACTTTCAGCTATATTAGAGTTACTAAAAATGCAAAAAGACAATCAACCAAAAGTAGTAAACAACTATAGCAGAGCAGTAAAGGATGAAGGAAACGTTAACGCCATGAATTTTATAAACGAAGTATTCGTTACTGAAGACGCTGAGTGGAGAGGCATGGGAACAATACCAAATAGTGGGCTAGGATTTAGAGATGAATATAAAAAATTTTGTGCCAAAACGAAATTTAATCTCAAAAGTAAAAAAAGCCCCGATCCACCAGGCTGCAGGTGTGGAGAAGTTCTACAGGGATTAATAGAACCATATGAATGCCCACTCTTTGGAAAAGCTTGTACTCCTATTAGGCCAGTAGGTCCATGCATGGTATCTACCGAAGGTTCATGTGCAGCTCATTATAAGTATGGAAAAATATAA
- a CDS encoding HypC/HybG/HupF family hydrogenase formation chaperone: protein MCLAVPMKVKSIENDMATVDYMGTETKACTAFLPEVKVGDYVLVHAGFAMEILDEESALEALKLWKELEDLSPEKKEPKLVEEKSIELA, encoded by the coding sequence ATGTGTTTAGCTGTTCCAATGAAAGTCAAATCGATCGAAAACGACATGGCTACTGTCGATTATATGGGAACAGAAACCAAGGCCTGTACAGCTTTTCTACCAGAAGTTAAAGTAGGAGATTATGTACTGGTGCATGCAGGATTTGCAATGGAGATTCTTGATGAAGAATCAGCACTTGAAGCCTTAAAACTATGGAAAGAACTTGAAGATTTGTCTCCCGAAAAAAAAGAACCAAAATTAGTTGAGGAAAAAAGCATTGAATTGGCTTGA
- a CDS encoding aspartate aminotransferase family protein translates to MKSEEWIELEHKVHLQTYKRYPVVLASGEGVYLKDIEDKKYLDFIGGISVCSLGHSHPEIAEILHKQAHTLIHASNLFYHPNQILLAKKLVDLSGLGKVFFCNSGAEANEGALKIARAYHFSKGIPEKNKFLAFEGSFHGRTFGALSVTGQEKYQEPFRPLVPGVVFGPMDNLDKFLDILENEENLAAVIMETMPVEGMGIFVLPKKFVKRVREICDQKDILLILDEVQAGIARTGKMFCYEHYEITPDIVSLAKGLGTGVPIGAVLARDSVASHLKYGQHATTFGGSPLICSVSLKVLEIIERDKIVEHVAKLGKLADEVFDKWLKEGLLKDYRGMGLLWGIDPVKKTEEVFNRAFELGLFVNMLGTDTLRIAPPLIISNEEFEKGLNILEIALK, encoded by the coding sequence ATGAAATCTGAAGAGTGGATAGAGCTGGAACACAAGGTTCATTTGCAAACTTATAAAAGATATCCTGTAGTTTTGGCAAGCGGTGAGGGGGTGTATTTAAAAGACATTGAGGACAAGAAATATCTTGATTTTATAGGAGGTATATCAGTTTGTTCTCTTGGTCACTCTCATCCAGAAATTGCAGAAATTCTTCATAAACAAGCTCATACACTGATTCATGCAAGCAATTTATTTTATCACCCAAATCAAATCCTTCTTGCAAAGAAATTAGTAGACCTTTCTGGTCTGGGAAAGGTATTTTTCTGTAATTCTGGGGCAGAAGCAAATGAAGGTGCTCTAAAGATAGCTAGAGCTTACCACTTTTCTAAAGGCATTCCTGAAAAGAATAAATTTCTTGCTTTTGAAGGTTCATTTCATGGCAGAACCTTTGGTGCACTTTCTGTGACAGGTCAAGAGAAATATCAGGAGCCATTTAGGCCACTTGTGCCTGGTGTAGTTTTTGGGCCTATGGACAATCTGGATAAATTTTTAGATATATTAGAAAATGAAGAGAATTTAGCGGCTGTAATAATGGAAACAATGCCTGTTGAGGGTATGGGCATTTTCGTTTTGCCAAAAAAATTCGTAAAGAGAGTCAGAGAAATATGCGATCAAAAGGATATTCTACTTATCTTAGATGAAGTGCAAGCAGGCATAGCGAGAACTGGAAAGATGTTTTGTTATGAACACTATGAAATAACTCCTGATATTGTCAGCCTTGCAAAGGGACTGGGTACAGGTGTTCCTATTGGTGCAGTATTAGCGAGGGATAGCGTAGCATCGCATTTGAAATATGGACAACACGCTACTACTTTTGGAGGATCCCCTTTAATTTGCTCTGTTAGCTTAAAAGTTCTTGAGATTATAGAAAGAGATAAAATTGTTGAACATGTGGCAAAATTGGGAAAGTTGGCCGATGAAGTTTTTGACAAATGGTTGAAAGAAGGATTACTAAAGGATTATAGAGGAATGGGCCTTCTTTGGGGGATCGATCCTGTGAAAAAGACAGAAGAAGTTTTTAATAGAGCGTTTGAATTAGGCCTTTTTGTTAATATGTTGGGGACTGATACCTTGAGAATTGCTCCACCTTTGATTATTTCAAATGAGGAATTTGAAAAGGGTTTGAATATTCTTGAGATAGCTTTAAAATAG